A stretch of the Duncaniella dubosii genome encodes the following:
- a CDS encoding transcription antitermination protein NusB, with protein MINRVLIRIKVVQLLYSYLLTQSEFKIEPPAENPSRDKKYGHELYLDLLMMVLEMSGFDVSSGRRQSPLRGMALNKHIERNALARSLNGLDEIRTIILRDRSGISQFDDVIPEIYEAIPSLPAYKSYIRLKKPELKDDVALWASIITNLVANNPVFVAAARKNPAFTVAGFTRGVNSLMHTLNEYNDNRGLFNHARNALDYSLDKAHELYHSLLLLAVEITRLQDQRLDAAKHKFLPTDEDLHPNMRFVDNKYIKALTENPDFQAYVDETKISWDSDAMLLKALLDQIVESECYKEYMSRTEETTLEEDADFWRQIYKTIILPGDELAEALESKSVYWNDDLHVIGTFVLKTIRRFGQSKNDGADVRLLPQYKDDEDSRFGGELFEFAVKNYQQYREKIDSFVNRHRWDAERLAFMDTVIMVTAMAEILNFPAIPIAVSLNEYIEIANAYSTPKSGAFINGILYSVINSLKEEGKLLKA; from the coding sequence ATGATAAATCGAGTTTTGATACGTATCAAAGTAGTGCAGCTCCTCTATTCTTACCTGTTGACACAGAGTGAATTCAAGATTGAGCCGCCGGCTGAAAATCCATCCCGCGATAAAAAGTATGGACATGAACTTTATCTTGATTTGCTGATGATGGTTCTGGAGATGTCAGGTTTCGACGTGTCGTCCGGTCGTCGCCAGTCACCGTTGCGGGGCATGGCACTCAACAAACATATCGAGCGTAATGCGCTTGCCCGTTCACTCAACGGTCTTGATGAAATCCGTACGATTATACTGCGCGACCGTTCAGGCATCTCACAGTTCGATGATGTTATCCCTGAAATCTACGAGGCCATTCCTTCACTTCCTGCCTATAAAAGCTATATCCGCTTAAAGAAGCCGGAACTGAAAGACGATGTGGCTCTGTGGGCATCCATAATTACCAATCTTGTGGCTAACAATCCTGTGTTTGTGGCAGCGGCCCGTAAAAATCCTGCCTTTACTGTCGCAGGGTTTACCCGTGGCGTGAATTCTCTCATGCACACACTCAACGAGTATAATGACAACCGGGGGCTTTTCAATCACGCCCGCAATGCCCTCGACTACTCCCTTGACAAGGCTCATGAACTTTATCACAGCCTGCTCTTGCTTGCTGTCGAGATAACCCGGCTGCAGGATCAGCGTCTCGACGCGGCTAAACATAAGTTTCTCCCCACTGACGAGGATTTGCATCCCAATATGCGTTTTGTCGACAATAAATATATAAAGGCGCTCACTGAGAATCCGGATTTTCAGGCTTATGTCGACGAAACAAAAATCAGCTGGGATTCGGATGCTATGCTTCTGAAAGCTTTGCTTGACCAGATCGTCGAAAGCGAGTGTTACAAGGAGTATATGAGCCGCACCGAAGAAACAACCCTTGAAGAAGATGCAGATTTCTGGCGTCAGATATACAAGACAATAATTCTTCCCGGCGATGAGCTCGCTGAGGCTCTCGAATCGAAGTCTGTGTATTGGAATGACGATCTGCATGTGATTGGCACATTTGTTCTTAAAACAATCCGTCGTTTCGGCCAAAGCAAGAACGACGGTGCGGATGTGAGATTGCTTCCTCAATATAAAGATGACGAGGACAGTCGTTTCGGTGGCGAACTGTTTGAATTTGCTGTCAAGAACTACCAGCAGTATCGTGAGAAAATCGACTCGTTTGTCAACCGTCACCGTTGGGATGCCGAGCGCCTTGCGTTCATGGACACTGTGATTATGGTTACAGCGATGGCCGAAATCCTTAATTTCCCCGCTATTCCTATTGCCGTCAGTCTGAACGAGTATATCGAGATAGCCAACGCCTACAGCACACCGAAGAGCGGCGCGTTTATCAACGGTATCCTTTATTCTGTAATAAACAGCCTTAAAGAAGAAGGAAAACTTCTCAAGGCGTAA
- the nadD gene encoding nicotinate (nicotinamide) nucleotide adenylyltransferase yields MTIGILGGSFNPVHIGHLMLASYMQQFGGFDEVWLTLSPLNPLKAGSDELISDLMRLKMLEIATGTSKGLNVCDYELTMPKPSYTINTLRYLEKRYPRHTFKLIIGSDNWKIFDQWKDHESILSDFGVVVYPRPGYPVGTIYEDGVDVINAPMADVSSTFLRKAIARGKDMTYFLPHGVFDYIKQNKLYGAKS; encoded by the coding sequence ATGACAATCGGAATTTTAGGCGGTTCGTTTAATCCTGTGCATATCGGCCATCTGATGCTTGCAAGCTACATGCAGCAGTTCGGTGGCTTTGATGAAGTATGGCTGACACTTTCACCTCTCAATCCGCTGAAGGCCGGATCCGATGAGCTGATTTCTGACCTCATGCGGTTAAAGATGCTTGAAATAGCTACCGGCACAAGCAAAGGGTTGAATGTCTGTGACTATGAACTTACGATGCCGAAGCCGTCATATACGATCAACACGCTCCGATATCTGGAGAAACGTTATCCGCGTCACACATTCAAGCTGATTATCGGCAGTGACAATTGGAAAATCTTTGACCAGTGGAAAGACCATGAGTCAATCCTTTCGGATTTCGGTGTTGTGGTCTATCCTCGTCCGGGCTATCCGGTAGGAACGATATATGAAGATGGCGTTGACGTTATCAATGCGCCTATGGCCGATGTGTCGAGCACGTTTCTGAGAAAAGCGATTGCCCGAGGGAAGGATATGACCTATTTCCTCCCGCACGGTGTATTTGATTATATCAAACAGAATAAACTATATGGAGCTAAGTCCTAA
- the coaE gene encoding dephospho-CoA kinase (Dephospho-CoA kinase (CoaE) performs the final step in coenzyme A biosynthesis.), with amino-acid sequence MLTAISGGIGCGKTVVSHIVMAMGYPVYDCDSRAAVIMDTDSSIKRDIAVKVHSGCITDDGRIDRRRLSEVVFGDYEALQRLNAIVHSAVRRDLASWYECNGKVDCFVETAILYQSGLDKMVDEVWEVDAPLDLRVERVMVRNGFDRSQVLSRIASQDRFIPDSPHRCVRRIVNDGVEPLLPQIEAALNTRIMAHI; translated from the coding sequence ATGTTAACAGCAATATCCGGAGGAATCGGATGTGGTAAGACCGTTGTAAGCCATATTGTCATGGCTATGGGCTATCCTGTTTATGACTGTGACAGCCGTGCTGCTGTCATAATGGATACAGATTCTTCAATCAAACGGGATATTGCCGTGAAAGTTCATTCCGGGTGCATTACGGATGACGGACGCATAGATCGCCGTCGCCTGAGTGAAGTTGTCTTCGGCGATTATGAAGCTCTTCAAAGACTTAATGCTATAGTTCATTCTGCTGTCAGACGTGATCTTGCTTCATGGTATGAGTGCAATGGGAAAGTCGACTGCTTTGTGGAGACGGCCATACTCTATCAGAGTGGTCTCGACAAGATGGTCGACGAGGTATGGGAAGTCGACGCTCCGCTTGATTTGCGTGTGGAGCGTGTGATGGTCCGTAACGGATTTGACCGTAGTCAGGTTTTGTCGAGAATCGCCTCGCAGGATCGTTTTATCCCTGATTCGCCTCATCGGTGTGTCCGTAGGATTGTTAACGATGGCGTTGAACCGTTGCTCCCGCAGATAGAAGCGGCATTGAACACAAGAATTATGGCCCATATATAA
- a CDS encoding polysaccharide biosynthesis/export family protein — protein sequence MKTKSLFLSIVVAGAFASCSSNKTVLPYFTDISTIKEGTLPADNYLPEIKPDDELYIAVTSANPEATAIYNIATTNPSTRELFGQTITPTPQTYIVTSNGDIEFPELGRIHVAGMTVEQLQAELTAKISKDVDNPIVVVDLVNFQVNVAGEVNHPGPVKVRRNRFSILDALSAAGDMTPYGERSNVLLIRENNGKKEYVHIDMNSSDILTSPYYYLQQNDYIYVEPNKVRQANSKYNQDNAFKLSVISTVVSAASVIASLVIALAVK from the coding sequence ATGAAAACCAAATCATTATTCCTGAGCATTGTTGTGGCCGGTGCATTCGCATCGTGCAGTAGCAATAAAACCGTCTTGCCTTATTTTACCGATATATCCACAATAAAAGAGGGAACATTGCCGGCTGATAACTATTTGCCGGAGATAAAACCCGACGATGAACTTTATATAGCAGTGACTTCGGCCAATCCTGAAGCAACAGCCATCTACAACATCGCTACGACCAATCCCTCGACCCGTGAACTTTTTGGACAGACAATCACCCCGACTCCGCAGACTTATATCGTCACGAGCAATGGAGATATCGAATTTCCGGAACTTGGCCGCATTCATGTTGCAGGTATGACTGTCGAGCAGCTTCAGGCCGAGCTTACAGCCAAAATCAGCAAAGATGTCGACAATCCTATTGTAGTGGTCGACCTTGTGAACTTTCAGGTCAATGTCGCGGGCGAAGTCAACCATCCCGGACCGGTGAAAGTGAGACGTAACCGGTTCTCAATTCTCGACGCTCTTTCTGCCGCCGGTGACATGACTCCGTATGGCGAGCGTTCGAATGTGCTTCTTATCCGTGAGAACAACGGGAAGAAGGAATATGTCCATATCGACATGAATTCATCAGACATCCTCACGTCTCCTTACTACTACCTGCAGCAGAACGATTATATCTACGTCGAACCAAACAAGGTGCGTCAGGCTAACTCGAAATACAATCAGGACAACGCGTTCAAGCTTTCCGTCATTTCGACAGTCGTAAGCGCGGCTTCTGTCATTGCGTCGCTTGTGATAGCACTGGCTGTAAAATAA
- a CDS encoding YbbR-like domain-containing protein, with protein sequence MNEKARKIQTKVTAALKSSRGQNVLLYLLFVAVAFVFWVFLSLDTEVQRDFDVPVELQDIPDSVTIVGQLPHSFGVSVKGKDAQLLRFLWGKMSPVKLKWHDNVEGNAFVVNHQKLDSRMREYFGNGVQIVSCRPDSLRLPFTTQPGVRVKLVIQADIRPNLQYIISGPITADFDSVTLYSVTDLPHSLKFVATEPIVKSELKDTTRYEVKVKPIAGVRIIPDVVTVTVPVEPLIMRKRSVGIEVENIPEGSNLITFPSKIEMSYLVPMSAYNDDYPVKAYVDFKAAKPSKKKLPVTLSSLPGVYHNVSFSPDSVEYIIENAK encoded by the coding sequence ATGAACGAGAAGGCTCGGAAAATACAGACGAAAGTGACCGCGGCTCTTAAATCGAGTCGCGGCCAAAACGTCTTGCTCTATCTCCTTTTTGTGGCGGTAGCTTTCGTCTTCTGGGTCTTTTTGTCGCTCGACACCGAGGTGCAGCGCGATTTTGATGTCCCCGTGGAATTACAGGATATTCCTGACAGTGTGACTATAGTGGGGCAGCTGCCGCATTCGTTCGGAGTCAGTGTCAAGGGCAAGGATGCTCAGCTTTTGCGTTTCCTTTGGGGAAAGATGTCGCCTGTAAAGCTTAAATGGCACGACAATGTGGAAGGCAATGCTTTTGTTGTCAACCATCAGAAACTTGATTCGCGCATGAGGGAATATTTCGGAAACGGGGTGCAGATTGTGTCGTGCCGTCCCGACTCATTGCGTCTGCCTTTCACCACACAGCCGGGTGTCAGGGTGAAGCTTGTGATTCAGGCTGATATCAGACCGAATCTGCAATATATAATTTCAGGGCCTATTACGGCTGATTTCGACTCGGTGACACTCTATTCGGTGACAGACCTTCCTCATTCGCTCAAATTTGTCGCGACAGAGCCAATCGTCAAATCAGAGCTAAAGGATACGACCCGTTATGAGGTAAAGGTCAAGCCGATTGCCGGTGTGCGCATCATTCCGGATGTCGTGACGGTTACAGTGCCCGTCGAGCCTCTGATTATGCGCAAGCGTTCTGTCGGAATTGAGGTCGAGAACATCCCGGAAGGGTCTAATCTAATTACTTTCCCTTCGAAAATAGAGATGAGTTATCTCGTTCCGATGAGCGCGTATAACGACGACTATCCTGTCAAAGCTTATGTCGATTTCAAGGCCGCAAAGCCGTCTAAAAAGAAACTGCCGGTCACATTGTCATCACTTCCCGGCGTATATCATAATGTAAGCTTTTCGCCCGACAGCGTAGAATATATAATTGAAAATGCAAAGTAG
- a CDS encoding GumC family protein — protein sequence MAKNNMSDFIDVHALIKTYLSKWYWFVISVILCVGIGFLYCRVHQRPMAIRAHVLIQQDDSNPMADLGGMGSLFGSKGYVEDEVFVIASHSLFSSVAKELGINRLHYVRDGFLKSHLAFPEYPVDVVAPGIADTLMSTIVFKIKVDENGLADIKAKVKRDVIADVEDVKLPAQVKTIYGDFTVLTTPDYVKGKELKTTVSFSGYGVAAEELDTEIRAFRGSKKSNVICLTFDTPNVEYGVAVLDKIIEKYNERGIVEKNLQGEKTEAFLRDRIQLLASDLNESESAIQQYKERNGIIDVNAEASYQTGKKGQTENALFNVEKEIELLKLTREFLADSLNYSDLIPTTVASGAVQGGINSYNALVFKRLELSQNAKQNSYAIRQLTKQMDLMRANLLTSSEKALENATVNLNKLMLEKNEITGKLSNIPTQEREYINMKRQQEIKQQIYLFLLQKQEENAMLLANAVPKGLIIDDAFSFSEPLGMSKKVILLIAFLLGILLPVTIIYVHRLLRSKFESKEEVQRHLSAPVLGEMCIDRSGRSLVVSPTDTSSATELFRLMRTNLQFMLGGEGDKVVLMTSTRSGEGKSFISLNLAATLSLLEGKRVLLVGMDIRNPQLANYLGINPPLGLTNYLSASNVTLDSIIQPMAGIKNCDVIVAGPIPPNPAELLASSKVDELFAKLRTMYDYIIVDSAPVGMVSDTFALDRISDATIYVTRINYSTFSDLRFVEEIYTDKRLKKLSVVVNGTSSKKGYGYGYAAKTSKK from the coding sequence ATGGCTAAAAACAATATGTCGGATTTTATCGACGTTCACGCCTTGATCAAGACATATCTGTCTAAATGGTATTGGTTTGTTATATCTGTGATATTATGCGTAGGCATAGGATTCCTGTATTGCAGGGTTCATCAGCGGCCCATGGCTATAAGGGCGCATGTGCTCATCCAGCAGGATGATTCTAATCCTATGGCCGATCTTGGCGGAATGGGCAGCCTGTTCGGATCAAAAGGATATGTAGAGGATGAGGTTTTCGTCATCGCGTCTCATTCGCTGTTCAGCAGCGTTGCAAAAGAGCTCGGTATAAACAGACTTCATTATGTCCGCGACGGTTTCCTTAAGAGCCATCTGGCTTTCCCGGAGTATCCTGTCGATGTGGTCGCACCCGGAATTGCCGACACTCTTATGTCGACCATAGTATTTAAAATCAAGGTCGATGAAAACGGTCTTGCCGATATAAAAGCAAAGGTTAAGAGAGATGTGATTGCCGATGTAGAGGATGTGAAGCTGCCGGCTCAGGTCAAGACCATCTATGGCGACTTTACCGTGCTGACCACACCTGACTATGTGAAAGGTAAGGAATTGAAGACCACGGTGTCTTTTTCCGGCTATGGTGTTGCCGCAGAGGAACTCGACACGGAGATAAGGGCGTTCAGAGGCAGCAAGAAGAGTAATGTCATCTGTCTGACATTCGATACGCCGAACGTGGAATATGGAGTGGCTGTGCTCGACAAAATCATAGAGAAATACAACGAACGAGGCATTGTCGAAAAGAATCTTCAGGGTGAAAAGACCGAAGCTTTCTTGAGAGACCGTATTCAGTTGTTGGCCAGCGACCTGAATGAGTCGGAATCTGCGATACAGCAGTATAAGGAGCGTAACGGTATCATAGATGTCAACGCCGAGGCTTCCTATCAGACCGGAAAGAAGGGACAGACTGAAAATGCCCTTTTCAACGTCGAGAAAGAAATCGAGCTTCTCAAGCTTACACGCGAATTCCTCGCCGATTCTTTAAACTACTCCGACCTGATTCCTACTACTGTAGCGAGCGGTGCTGTCCAAGGGGGTATCAATTCATATAACGCCTTGGTGTTCAAACGTCTTGAGCTTAGTCAGAATGCCAAGCAGAACAGCTATGCAATCCGTCAGCTGACAAAGCAGATGGACTTGATGAGGGCAAATCTTCTCACTTCAAGCGAGAAGGCTCTTGAAAACGCTACTGTCAATCTCAATAAACTCATGTTGGAGAAAAACGAGATTACGGGCAAGCTTAGCAATATCCCTACGCAGGAGCGCGAATATATCAACATGAAGCGCCAGCAGGAAATCAAGCAGCAGATCTATCTGTTCCTTCTTCAGAAACAGGAAGAGAATGCCATGCTCCTTGCCAATGCTGTCCCGAAAGGCTTGATTATCGACGATGCTTTCTCGTTCAGCGAGCCTCTTGGTATGTCGAAAAAGGTTATACTTCTTATCGCATTTCTGTTAGGCATACTGCTCCCTGTCACAATTATATATGTCCACCGTCTCCTGCGCAGCAAGTTTGAGAGCAAGGAAGAGGTTCAGCGCCATCTTTCAGCTCCAGTGCTCGGTGAAATGTGTATCGACCGCTCAGGCCGCAGCCTTGTGGTGTCACCCACCGATACTTCATCAGCTACGGAACTGTTCCGTCTCATGCGTACCAATCTCCAGTTTATGCTTGGTGGTGAGGGCGACAAGGTTGTACTGATGACCTCGACCCGTTCAGGCGAAGGCAAGTCGTTTATTTCTCTCAACCTCGCTGCCACATTGTCTCTTCTTGAAGGCAAGAGGGTGTTGCTCGTCGGAATGGATATCCGCAACCCGCAGCTGGCAAACTATCTGGGCATCAATCCTCCGCTTGGTCTGACAAACTATCTGTCGGCATCCAATGTGACACTTGATTCCATTATCCAGCCTATGGCCGGTATTAAGAACTGCGATGTGATTGTTGCCGGACCTATACCGCCGAATCCCGCTGAGCTTCTCGCATCAAGCAAGGTGGATGAGCTGTTTGCGAAACTTCGCACGATGTATGATTATATTATTGTCGACAGTGCTCCGGTCGGAATGGTCAGCGATACGTTTGCGCTTGACCGCATTTCGGATGCAACGATCTATGTGACACGCATCAATTACAGTACATTCTCAGATCTGCGTTTTGTCGAGGAAATCTATACTGACAAGCGCTTGAAAAAGCTTTCTGTTGTTGTCAACGGCACATCCTCGAAGAAGGGATATGGCTACGGCTACGCTGCGAAAACCTCGAAAAAGTAA
- a CDS encoding DUF5063 domain-containing protein, protein MELSPNSLAFIALCNEFCYAVENARESTRNAFVASMLRLLPRIYISASDLKPEPLIDEDDAYIESFLDEDYYESMRRQIENLLGADDVYLEVFEEDMKYSDTPIGMSVAEGICDVFQVLYNFIVTVKDAPAEVVNAALTAVRDDFGSYWSQRVCNLMRPLNHLFYSSDNDEDDDDNI, encoded by the coding sequence ATGGAGCTAAGTCCTAATTCTCTGGCTTTCATTGCGCTTTGCAATGAATTTTGTTACGCGGTGGAGAATGCGCGCGAGTCGACCCGGAATGCCTTTGTCGCGTCGATGTTAAGGTTGCTTCCTCGCATCTATATTTCAGCATCCGATTTGAAGCCCGAACCTCTGATTGACGAGGACGATGCCTACATCGAGAGTTTTCTTGATGAGGATTATTACGAGTCGATGCGCAGGCAGATTGAAAATCTCCTTGGGGCGGACGATGTATATCTCGAAGTCTTTGAAGAGGATATGAAATATTCCGACACTCCGATAGGCATGAGCGTGGCCGAAGGAATATGCGACGTGTTTCAAGTGCTCTACAATTTCATCGTGACCGTTAAGGATGCTCCGGCCGAGGTTGTCAATGCTGCTCTTACGGCTGTCAGAGATGATTTCGGTTCATACTGGAGCCAGCGCGTTTGCAATCTGATGCGTCCGCTGAATCATCTGTTCTATTCATCGGACAATGATGAGGATGACGATGACAATATATAG
- the rho gene encoding transcription termination factor Rho has product MYNYNELEAMDDSQLREIGKSHGIKKFETSDKENLIYDILEQQARDVAATSTANISKGRRPKKEVKDDKSQATTKQKKNNADDNQQPQEAAVETNVTAAQPAKRRGRKPKADSPQAETAELEQQADDNQPAEAQQPDGEQQPKKRRGRPPRNPRPQEADNLGEQQPAETTIQAENTQAETISKEEPRLLPAPQQSSMVLQPVQNGNEAFPDNNRDAVANSEQPNDERPRHGVFIRPGQSPDMLSQNADSTPAQETQQQPKRDFRPKDSSFGSFFPRSGGRTFAPRSQQEKEQAAQIPQPVAPIVLGEPGMEKMQPQGKKNKKNRNKNQQAEQQKNQHMAPYNFDGIIETTGVLEIDPAGHGFLRSSDYNYLPSPDDVLVTKEQIKQYALRTGDVVDATLRAPREGDKYYPLSSVRSINGRSPEYIRDRVAFEHLTPLFPNEKFDLTSGRSSNISTRVVDMFSPIGKGQRGLIVAPPKTGKTLLLKDIANAIAENHPETYIMILLIDERPEEVTDMSRSVNAEVIASTFDEPADRHVKIASIVLEKAKRMVECGHDVVILLDSITRLARAYNTCAPASGKILSGGVDANALQKPKRFFGAARNIENGGSLTIIATALTETSSKMDEVIFEEFKGTGNMELQLDRKLSNKRIFPAVDIMASSTRRDDLLLRNETLNRMWILRRFLSDRNSIEAMEFIKDRMERTSDNDELLRTMGD; this is encoded by the coding sequence ATGTATAACTACAACGAACTTGAAGCCATGGACGACTCGCAGTTGCGGGAAATCGGAAAATCACATGGCATAAAGAAATTTGAGACATCAGATAAGGAAAATCTTATCTACGACATTCTCGAGCAGCAGGCACGCGATGTGGCTGCCACTTCAACGGCCAATATATCCAAGGGACGCCGACCGAAAAAAGAGGTCAAGGACGACAAGTCACAGGCAACCACAAAACAAAAGAAAAACAATGCTGACGACAATCAGCAGCCTCAAGAGGCAGCTGTAGAGACAAACGTCACTGCAGCTCAGCCGGCCAAGCGTCGCGGACGCAAGCCTAAAGCTGATTCTCCTCAGGCAGAGACGGCTGAACTCGAGCAACAGGCTGACGACAATCAGCCGGCCGAAGCTCAGCAACCGGATGGCGAACAGCAGCCTAAAAAACGTCGCGGCCGTCCTCCACGCAACCCGCGTCCACAGGAAGCTGACAATCTTGGCGAACAACAGCCGGCCGAAACCACGATTCAGGCTGAAAATACTCAGGCTGAAACCATAAGTAAAGAAGAACCACGTCTTCTGCCCGCCCCTCAGCAGTCGTCAATGGTCCTTCAGCCCGTCCAGAACGGCAATGAGGCTTTTCCGGACAACAATCGGGATGCCGTTGCAAATTCCGAGCAGCCTAACGATGAACGCCCTCGTCACGGAGTATTCATCCGCCCCGGCCAGTCACCCGACATGCTCTCACAGAATGCCGACAGCACCCCCGCGCAGGAAACACAGCAACAGCCTAAACGCGATTTCCGTCCTAAAGACAGTTCTTTCGGATCATTTTTCCCACGTTCAGGCGGACGTACATTCGCTCCGCGTTCACAGCAGGAAAAAGAACAGGCCGCACAGATTCCACAGCCGGTTGCCCCGATTGTACTTGGCGAACCGGGAATGGAAAAAATGCAGCCACAAGGAAAGAAAAACAAAAAGAACCGCAACAAGAACCAGCAGGCTGAACAGCAGAAGAACCAGCACATGGCCCCCTATAATTTCGATGGTATAATCGAAACCACCGGAGTCCTCGAAATTGATCCTGCCGGACATGGTTTCCTCCGTTCAAGCGACTACAACTACCTGCCCTCTCCCGACGATGTACTTGTCACCAAAGAGCAGATCAAACAATATGCGCTTCGTACAGGCGACGTTGTCGACGCGACACTGCGTGCCCCGCGCGAAGGCGACAAATACTATCCTCTCAGCTCCGTACGCAGCATTAATGGTCGCAGTCCCGAATATATCCGTGACCGCGTGGCTTTTGAGCACCTTACCCCTCTCTTCCCTAATGAAAAATTTGATCTGACATCAGGCCGTTCGAGCAACATATCAACCCGTGTCGTCGACATGTTCTCACCGATCGGCAAAGGTCAGCGCGGTCTCATCGTCGCTCCGCCGAAGACCGGTAAGACCCTTCTGCTTAAAGATATCGCAAATGCAATTGCCGAGAATCATCCTGAAACCTACATCATGATTCTACTGATTGACGAACGTCCTGAAGAAGTCACTGACATGAGCCGCAGTGTCAATGCGGAAGTAATCGCATCAACTTTCGACGAACCTGCCGACCGACATGTCAAGATAGCGTCAATCGTACTCGAAAAAGCCAAACGCATGGTTGAATGTGGCCACGACGTAGTGATTCTGCTTGATTCAATCACCCGTCTCGCGCGTGCCTACAACACTTGTGCGCCCGCATCAGGCAAGATTCTTTCGGGTGGCGTGGATGCCAATGCCCTCCAGAAACCAAAGCGCTTTTTCGGTGCAGCACGAAACATCGAAAACGGAGGTTCGCTGACAATCATCGCGACAGCCCTTACAGAGACCAGCTCGAAGATGGACGAAGTTATCTTCGAGGAATTCAAAGGTACAGGCAACATGGAACTTCAGCTCGACCGCAAGCTCTCCAATAAGCGCATCTTCCCCGCAGTCGACATCATGGCCTCTTCAACCCGTCGCGACGACCTTCTATTACGCAACGAGACACTCAACCGCATGTGGATTCTACGCCGCTTCCTGAGCGACCGCAACTCAATCGAAGCGATGGAATTCATCAAAGACCGTATGGAGCGCACATCCGACAACGACGAGCTTCTACGGACTATGGGTGACTGA
- the yajC gene encoding preprotein translocase subunit YajC codes for MLNTILLQSIDSSWANILMIVALIAVFYFMMIRPQQKRQNEIKKFREGLRVNDPVVTAGGIYGKIKSIDDTTFSIEIAKDVRITVDKGSVYPSAQQAARDAAEKENK; via the coding sequence ATGCTTAACACAATTCTCCTCCAGAGCATCGACTCAAGCTGGGCCAATATCCTCATGATTGTAGCACTCATCGCAGTCTTCTATTTCATGATGATCCGTCCGCAGCAGAAGCGTCAGAACGAAATCAAGAAGTTCCGTGAGGGTCTTCGTGTCAATGACCCGGTCGTAACAGCCGGAGGTATCTATGGCAAGATAAAGAGTATTGATGACACTACGTTCTCAATTGAAATTGCCAAGGATGTCCGTATAACCGTTGACAAAGGATCTGTTTATCCTTCAGCCCAGCAGGCTGCCCGTGATGCCGCCGAGAAGGAAAACAAATAA
- a CDS encoding RpiB/LacA/LacB family sugar-phosphate isomerase → MSILKENVPVGFCSDHAGYEMKMVLEGYFDSMNIAYKDFGTYSSDSCDYADFAHPCAFAVENGEVYPAIALCGSGNGIGMTLNKHQGVRAALCWNEELAELARRHNNANVLVLPARFIDNVTAINIVEKFLNTPFDGGRHERRVEKIPVPQL, encoded by the coding sequence ATGTCTATTTTAAAGGAAAACGTACCTGTCGGTTTCTGCAGCGATCATGCAGGATATGAAATGAAAATGGTTCTTGAGGGATATTTCGATTCTATGAATATCGCTTATAAGGATTTCGGAACATATTCTTCGGATAGCTGTGACTACGCCGATTTCGCTCATCCATGTGCATTTGCAGTCGAGAACGGTGAGGTATATCCCGCTATCGCTCTTTGCGGTTCTGGCAATGGTATCGGCATGACTCTCAACAAGCATCAGGGCGTACGTGCTGCTCTGTGCTGGAATGAAGAACTGGCTGAACTTGCTCGCCGTCATAACAATGCCAATGTGCTTGTGCTTCCTGCCCGTTTCATTGACAACGTAACAGCTATAAATATAGTTGAGAAGTTTTTAAATACACCGTTCGATGGCGGCCGTCATGAGCGCCGTGTCGAAAAAATTCCTGTTCCGCAGCTATAA